The following are from one region of the Aspergillus chevalieri M1 DNA, chromosome 1, nearly complete sequence genome:
- a CDS encoding uncharacterized protein (COG:S;~EggNog:ENOG410PJRW;~InterPro:IPR001849,IPR039483,IPR039712;~PFAM:PF15406,PF00169), with translation MSAEAQKTVQETPAAAPATETTPAPAESTPATETPAQPEAPKEETPQENTEAAAAPAADNADKPAEEPKDENKKDEVTPATEGQLGYKAPGLVKGLRFSKRFFYFQDDAVEAKQLTVFQQHEKPAVANPIAAWASQTGKGLLFLTKRAEDKATPAGIFSLADATDLTKEGSTEFLFKVNGTKHTFQAANAVERDSWVAALAAKIADAKSEKEAITSSEGYKAELEKLTKPAGAEAAKKPTENKEEAKKEEAKPEEAAAAEETPENKENKENKDKSAKSRSQSRKRASLFGSLLGKKEETEEKKEEKPEEAKAEANTEAPAESAQATETPAEAAPAAETVENKEENKAEQKEEPKEEKKEEPKEEKKDDKEEKKDKKAEKSKRASLFGNFFQKVSSPSQEKTEKEAAAPAETSVASTAPQLDNPVEGAAGRPIEPESVTAPADGEAAKDASAAQSPVETPKDKRRTSFFGNFGKKKAESSDTEDAEGKKGNKLGGLFRKPSKAVKLDNQKEETPADSETRAEEKPEPVSKDAPVEEKPAQEEAKPAEAPAEESKTNNVTSSTPVQAAA, from the exons ATGTCGGCTGAAGCCCAGAAGACCGTCCAGGAGACCCCCGCGGCTGCTCCTGCCACCGAGACCACGCCTGCGCCCGCTGAGTCGACTCCCGCTACCGAGACCCCTGCGCAGCCCGAAGCTCCCAAGGAGGAAACTCCTCAGGAAAACAccgaggctgctgctgctccggCCGCTGACAACGCCGACAAGCCTGCTGAGGAGCCCAAGGACGAGAACAAGAAGGATGAGGTGACTCCTGCCACCGAGGGCCAGCTCGGCTACAAGGCCCCGGGTCTCGTTAA GGGTCTCCGTTTCTCCAAGCGCTTCTTCTACTTCCAAGATGACGCTGTTGAGGCTAAACAGCTCACTGTCTTCCAGCAGCACGAGAAGCCCGCTGTTGCTAACCCCATCGCCGCCTGGGCTAGCCAGACCGGTAAGGGTCTGCTGTTCCTCACCAAGCGCGCTGAGGACAAGGCCACCCCCGCTGGTATCTTCAGCTTG GCCGATGCCACTGACCTGACCAAGGAGGGTTCCACCGAGTTCCTCTTCAAGGTTAACGGTACCAAGCACACTTTCCAGGCCGCCAACGCCGTTGAGCGTGACAGCTGGGTCGCCGCTCTTGCGGCCAAGATCGCCGACGCCAAGTCGGAGAAGGAGGCTATTACCAGCAGCGAGGGTTACAAGGCTGAACTTGAGAAGCTGA CCAAGCCTGCTGGCGCTGAAGCCGCTAAGAAACCCACTGAGAACAAGGAGGAGGCtaagaaggaggaggccaAGCCGGAAGAggccgctgctgctgaggAGACACCTGAAAACAAAGAGAACAAGGAGAACAAGGACAAGTCCGCCAAGAGCCGCTCTCAGTCTCGCAAGCGCGCCAGCCTGTTCGGTTCTCTCCTTGgcaagaaggaagagactgaggagaagaaggaagagaagcctGAGGAGGCCAAGGCTGAGGCTAACACCGAGGCTCCCGCTGAATCTGCTCAGGCTACTGAGACTCCTGCTGAGG ctgctcctgctgccGAGACTGTTGAGAACAAGGAGGAGAACAAGGCTGAGCAGAAGGAAGAGCccaaggaagaaaagaaggaagagcccaaggaggagaagaaggacgacaaagaagagaagaaggataagAAGGCTGAGAAGTCCAAGCGCGCTTCCTTGTTCGGCAACTTCTTCCAGAAGGTTAGCAGCCCCTCTCAGGAGAAGACTGAGAAGGAGGCCGCTGCCCCCGCTGAGACCTCGGTCGCCAGCACCGCTCCCCAGCTCGACAACCCTGTCGAGGGTGCTGCTGGCAGGCCCATCGAACCTGAGAGCGTGACCGCTCCCGCTGACGGTGAGGCCGCCAAGGACGCCTCTGCCGCCCAGTCTCCCGTCGAGACACCCAAGGACAAGCGCCGCACCTCTTTCTTCGGCAACTtcggcaagaagaaggctgagTCCTCCGACACTGAGGATGCTGAGGGCAAGAAGGGCAACAAGCTCGGTGGTCTCTTTCGCAAGCCCAGCAAGGCCGTGAAGTTGGACAACCAGAAGGAGGAGACTCCTGCTGACTCCGAGACCAGGGCTGAGGAGAAGCCCGAGCCTGTCTCCAAGGATGCTCCCGTTGAGGAGAAGCCCGCTCAGGAGGAGGCTAAGCCCGCTGAGGCTCCCGCTGAGGAGTCCAAGACCAACAACGTCACCTCTTCCACCCCCGTCCAGGCTGCCGCATGA
- the cpcA gene encoding amino acid starvation-responsive transcription factor GCN4 (COG:K;~EggNog:ENOG410PP0E;~InterPro:IPR004827;~PFAM:PF07716;~go_function: GO:0003700 - DNA-binding transcription factor activity [Evidence IEA];~go_process: GO:0006355 - regulation of transcription, DNA-templated [Evidence IEA]), which produces MSQPNLAQGLKMSDFFNDIPSHPFGDDLDTTMLSQQFSTAGLGSIPDSTASAPLGTISPKDLMMDASAPPSATFTDLSTPPSFESPGYFSQDTSPMFTELEFPAGHEQWDPLFPTNDTDAFSAAFDSTAMEVATAMPPPKASLPPIPPSPVVKAPSSPAPQAAPSPSPSRASSAKPSSVAGVNARQRKPLPVIKYDSNDPVAVKRARNTEAARKSRARKLQRQDELERRIAELEKSLEESQKREAYWKTLAQNNA; this is translated from the coding sequence ATGTCGCAGCCTAATCTCGCCCAAGGCCTGAAAATGTCTGACTTCTTTAATGATATCCCGTCGCATCCCTTCGGGGACGACTTAGACACCACTATGCTTTCTCAGCAATTCTCTACTGCGGGTTTAGGGTCGATTCCCGACTCGACAGCGAGTGCTCCCTTGGGCACTATCTCGCCCAAGGATCTGATGATGGATGCTTCGGCCCCACCGTCGGCTACTTTCACGGATTTGAGCACACCGCCTTCCTTCGAGTCGCCCGGATACTTCAGCCAAGACACCTCTCCCATGTTCACAGAGTTGGAATTCCCGGCAGGCCACGAGCAGTGGGATCCCCTTTTCCCAACCAATGACACAGATGCCTTCTCAGCTGCGTTTGACTCTACTGCCATGGAGGTCGCCACGGCCATGCCTCCCCCCAAGGCTTCGCTTCCCCCCattcctccatctcctgtGGTCAAGGCTCCCTCGTCGCCGGCACCTCAAGCTGCTCCTTCCCCTTCTCCTTCGCGCGCGTCTTCTGCCAAGCCTTCGTCTGTCGCTGGTGTCAATGCTCGTCAACGCAAGCCTTTGCCTGTCATCAAGTATGACTCGAATGACCCAGTTGCAGTGAAGCGTGCCCGAAATACCGAAGCCGCTCGTAAGTCTCGTGCTCGCAAGTTGCAGCGACAGGACGAGTTGGAGCGCCGAATTGCCGAGCTTGAGAAATCTCTTGAGGAGTCGCAGAAGCGTGAGGCATACTGGAAGACCCTTGCGCAGAACAACGCATGA
- a CDS encoding asparagine synthetase domain-containing protein (COG:E;~EggNog:ENOG410PIH6;~InterPro:IPR029055,IPR017932,IPR001962,IPR014729;~PFAM:PF13537;~go_function: GO:0004066 - asparagine synthase (glutamine-hydrolyzing) activity [Evidence IEA];~go_process: GO:0006529 - asparagine biosynthetic process [Evidence IEA]): protein MCGIFFSLSTSGPVLPTEETGDLLRQRGPDSFRVHIVQRDVRINDFKDDDQILKTVPACLTFVSTVLSLRGDHVHAQPLVGKESQSVLCWNGEAWKIAGEPIQGNDTELIFQLFLQAAKPSSATGDAVQRLADLISSISGPFSFVFYDAINSKLFFSRDCLGRRSLLHGTDENGSLKVCSLCDSTSSTVFEEVDTNGVYMLDLAAPVTTTTYNIQILPWSNDKDSPANHLKNPIPQMNKSIPNGNPSLTIESNVVNELEQQLHQSLEFRIKHVPDQGQGPEATKVAVLFSGGLDCTLLARLSHEILPSNETIDLLNVAFENPRVVAAAARSKEASTESVYESCPDRMTGRSAFAELQKVCPGRKWRLVAVDVPYTETISHRDRIKLLMRPHNTEMDLSIACALYFASRGQGTVYEGETSFSYTTPARVLLSGLGADELFAGYGRHGVAFNRDSYQGLIDEVYLDVSRLGKRNLGRDDRILCTWGREARYPFLDEVFVSWVLQTPIWEKCGFGMADSEIPESEKGLDAEKKALRLLALKLGMEKVSREKKRAIQFGSRTAKMENGRTKGTDALS from the exons ATGTGTGggattttcttctccttAAGCACGTCGGGACCCGTGCTTCCAACTGAGGAGACAGGCGACTTGTTACGGCAACGAGGACCAGACAGTTTCCGAGTCCACATTGTCCAACGGGATGTCCGAATCAATGACTTCAAAGATGATGACCAAATCTTGAAAACCGTTCCTGCTTGTTTGACATTCGTTTCGACTGTCTTGTCTTTAAGGGGCGACCATGTCCACGCTCAACCCCTGGTTGGTAAAGAAAGCCAGTCCGTGCTTTGCTGGAACGGGGAGGCGTGGAAAATAGCCGGAGAACCTATTCAGGGCAATGATACTGAATTGATCTTTCAGCTGTTTTTGCAGGCTGCTAAGCCATCGTCTGCAACTGGGGATGCCGTACAACGGCTTGCGGATCTGATCAGTAGCATATCAGGCCCTTTCTCATTCGTGTTTTACGATGCCATCAACTCCAAGTTGTTCTTTAGCAGGGATTGTCTAGGGAGGCGATCACTCTTACATGGTACCGATGAGAATGGAAGCTTAAAGGTTTGCAGTCTGTGCGATAGCACGTCTTCAACTGTTTTCGAAGAAGTTGATACAAATGGGGTGTACATGCTTGATCTTGCAGCTCCTGTTACGACTACGACGTATAACATCCAAATCCTACCTTGGTCGAATGATAAAGATTCACCAGCAAACCATCTT AAAAACCCAATCCCACAAATGAATAAATCCATCCCCAACGGCAATCCCAGCTTAACCATAGAATCAAACGTCGTCAACGAACTTGAGCAACAACTCCACCAATCCCTCGAGTTCAGGATAAAACACGTTCCAGATCAAGGCCAAGGTCCAGAAGCAACAAAAGTGGCCGTACTATTCTCCGGCGGCCTCGACTGCACACTCCTCGCCAGACTCTCGCACGAGATTCTACCAAGCAATGAAACGATCGACCTCCTCAACGTCGCCTTCGAAAATCCCCGCGTTGTAGCAGCAGCCGCAAGAAGCAAAGAAGCCTCTACGGAATCAGTCTACGAGAGCTGTCCGGACCGCATGACTGGCCGATCAGCATTCGCAGAATTACAAAAAGTCTGTCCAGGTCGTAAATGGCGACTTGTTGCAGTTGACGTACCCTACACAGAGACCATCTCTCATCGAGACCGCATAAAACTCCTCATGAGACCACACAATACTGAAATGGACCTTTCAATCGCTTGTGCATTATACTTTGCGTCCAGGGGACAAGGAACGGTTTACGAAGGCGAAACATCATTCTCCTACACAACACCAGCGCGTGTTTTACTCTCAGGACTCGGCGCAGACGAACTATTCGCCGGATACGGCAGACACGGGGTCGCGTTCAACCGCGACAGCTATCAAGGCTTGATCGACGAAGTCTATCTAGACGTCAGCCGTCTTGGAAAACGGAATCTCGGGCGCGACGATCGAATCCTATGCACTTGGGGCCGCGAAGCACGGTATCCATTTCTGGATGAGGTGTTTGTGTCGTGGGTTTTGCAAACTCCGATATGGGAGAAATGCGGGTTTGGGATGGCGGATTCTGAGATTCCGGAATCAGAGAAGGGACTTGAtgcggagaagaaggcacTCCGGTTGCTTGCTCTTAAGCTTGGTATGGAGAAGGTCTCGCGGGAGAAAAAGCGGGCTATCCAGTTCGGGTCTAGGACGGCTAAGATGGAGAATGGCCGTACAAAGGGGACGGATGCGCTAAGCTAG
- a CDS encoding guanine nucleotide exchange factor VPS9 (BUSCO:EOG0926499W;~COG:U;~EggNog:ENOG410PIQF;~InterPro:IPR041804,IPR009060,IPR003892,IPR041545, IPR003123,IPR037191;~PFAM:PF18151,PF02845,PF02204;~go_function: GO:0005515 - protein binding [Evidence IEA];~go_function: GO:0043130 - ubiquitin binding [Evidence IEA]), producing MSTTQPPASPSLTGQGDAHPTPPNEGTEGPQQVTEPTGQEPATETTAAEKENVQETRMKSAALHEPETAAAPTMKAPPATPSRNESLPEKLKGLSVSTDIPEDRPSSSSDAPPPPPAKDEVYLNPASSSRPTHPPQSPIDPSLEWNEKELPDVPGGQIVDNKGTPSAEYSREHDSSQPEIQSIMGQFQGGQEQLMSPRLELAEQFFGTYPPRQSSLDHKKKVEVAATPDPAGMASSSSEKQPARAPSNPHIHDDDMLSRRSSSSTAPPPPEPEKRFDFHRFLEQLRHRTADPVAKFLRSFLHEFGKRQWMVHEQVKIISDFLTFITNKMAMCEVWRDVSDNEFDNAKEGMEKLVMNRLYSQTFSPAIPQPPSIPRSASRSKRRELERLHGPWRRGQHQEDIERDDVLAQKMKIYSWVREEHLDIAPVNNHGRRFLNLAQQELLKINGYRAPRDKVICILNCCKVIFGLLRNSKKGDTSADSFVPLLIFVVLRANPEHLVSNIQYILRFRNQEKLGGEAGYYLSSLSGAIQFIETLDRTSLTVSDEDFEQNVEAAVSAIAEQNRQTETMEQKAAERSGSPQGSARSSGEGQRNTWRREQSSDEDTAPVAGLLRTIQKPLSTIGRMFSDEPDSPQDRHSPSGASPLSPAPPRLSPNVYQPPRHSTEERWSGEGPREQQQLERVLDAQDAAARQASAEDAQARQIQRVEHNDVVETLSNMFPNLDREVIDDVVKIKQGRVGLAVDACLALSAE from the exons ATGTCTACCACCCAACCGCCAGCTTCCCCGAGTCTCACTGGACAGGGGGATGCTCACCCGACTCCTCCCAATGAAGGGACTGAAGGACCGCAGCAGGTGACTGAACCGACCGGTCAGGAACCTGCGACGGAGACCACGGCTGCAGAAAAGGAGAACGTACAGGAGACCAGAATGAAGTCAGCAGCTCTGCACGAGCCAGAAACGGCTGCTGCACCTACCATGAAGGCTCCGCCCGCTACACCGTCACGTAATGAATCGCTGCCGGAGAAATTGAAGGGGTTGTCAGTGTCGACTGATATACCCGAAGATCGGCCATCGTCGTCCAGCGAtgctcctcctccgccaccgGCTAAGGACGAAGTTTACCTCAACCCGGCCAGTTCCAGCAGACCCACGCATCCCCCGCAGTCACCAATCGACCCATCTTTGGAATGGAATGAAAAGGAGCTACCGGATGTTCCTGGGGGACAGATAGTTGATAACAAGGGAACACCAAGTGCCGAATATAGCCGGGAACACGACTCCTCCCAGCCCGAAATCCAGAGCATTATGGGTCAGTTTCAGGGTGGCCAGGAGCAGTTGATGTCGCCACGGTTGGAACTTGCTGAACAGTTTTTTGGTACTTATCCACCCCGGCAGTCGAGCTTGGACCACAAGAAGAAAGTCGAAGTCGCTGCCACCCCTGACCCGGCTGGAATGGCATCCTCTTCGTCCGAGAAGCAGCCCGCACGCGCCCCCAGCAACCCGCATATACATGATGACGATATGTTGAGCCGGCGGTCCTCGAGTTCTACAGCGCCTCCGCCACCCGAGCCTGAAAAAAGATTCGACTTTcatcgattcctggagcaATTACGCCATCGTACTGCAGACCCTGTTGCCAAGTTCCTGCGCTCATTCCTCCACGAGTTTGGAAAGAGGCAATGGATGGTCCATGAGCAGGTTAAGATAATCAGCGACTTTTTGACATTTATCACGAACAAGATGGCCATGTGTGAGGTTTGGCGAGACGTTTCGGATAATGAATTTGATAACGCCAAGGAAGGAATGGAGAAGCTTGTGATGAATCGATTATACTCGCAAACTTTCTCCCCGGCTATCCCGCAGCCGCCGTCGATTCCGCGAAGCGCCAGTAGAAGTAAGCGGAGAGAACTTGAACGGCTTCATGGACCGTGGAGACGAGGTCAGCACCAGGAAGATATCGAGCGGGATGACGTCCTTGCACAAAAGATGAAGATCTATAGTTGGGTACGGGAAGAGCATCTAGATATTGCGCCAGTGAATAACCATGGCCGTCGATTCCTCAATTTAGCGCAGCAAG AGCTCTTGAAGATCAACGGGTACCGGGCGCCGCGCGATAAAGTAATTTGCATTTTGAATTGCTGCAAGGTTATTTTTG GTCTACTAAGAAATTCCAAAAAAGGGGATACTTCGGCTGATTCTTTTGTGCCGCTGCTGATTTTCGTGGTGTTACGAGCCAATCCTGAGCATTTGGTTTCTAACATCCAGTACATTCTTCGTTTCCGCAACCAAGAAAAACTTGGGGGAGAAGCGGGCTACTATTTGTCTTCATTGTCTGGAGCCATTCAGTTCATTGAAACACTTGATCGGACGAGTTTGACAGTGAGCGACGAAGATTTTGAGCAGAATGTCGAAGCTGCCGTGTCCGCCATTGCTGAACAGAACCGTCAAACTGAGACCATGGAGCAGAAAGCAGCAGAGCGTTCGGGCAGTCCCCAAGGATCAGCGCGGAGTTCTGGTGAAGGCCAGCGGAACACGTGGCGAAGAGAACAGTCCAGCGATGAAGACACGGCGCCGGTCGCCGGGTTGCTGCGAACCATCCAGAAGCCATTATCAACAATCGGAAGAATGTTCTCAGATGAGCCGGATTCGCCGCAAGATCGACACTCGCCGTCTGGCGCATCACCTTTGTCTCCGGCACCTCCGCGACTTTCTCCTAACGTGTACCAACCTCCTCGTCACAGTACTGAGGAACGATGGTCAGGTGAGGGACCAcgggaacagcagcagctTGAACGAGTATTAGATGCACAGGATGCGGCAGCGCGTCAAGCCAGTGCAGAAGATGCACAAGCGCGGCAGATACAGCGTGTAGAGCACAATGATGTAGTAGAAACACTGTCGAACATGTTCCCTAATCTTGACCGGGAAGTCATTGATGATGTGGTGAAGATAAAGCAGGGGAG GGTTGGTTTGGCTGTCGATGCATGCCTTGCTTTGAGCGCTGAGTAG
- a CDS encoding uncharacterized protein (COG:S;~EggNog:ENOG410Q1AS), which produces MPIPTYDQTKSSNETRPSGSAGYASLEALSGMENNSSGRLVGTGSGGVVTAPGYIAAENSDLLENAGSDRALSKEEADQLYEERMEEEYAKREGGA; this is translated from the coding sequence ATGCCAATTCCCACCTACGACCAGACCAAATCCTCCAACGAAACCCGCCCATCCGGCTCCGCAGGTTACGCCTCCCTCGAAGCCCTCTCGGGCATGGAAAACAACAGCAGCGGTCGCCTGGTGGGCACTGGCTCCGGCGGCGTGGTGACGGCCCCGGGATACATTGCGGCTGAGAACTCGGATCTTTTGGAGAATGCGGGGAGTGATCGGGCCTTGAGTAAGGAAGAGGCGGATCAGTTGTATGAGGAGAGGATGGAGGAGGAGTATGCGAAGAGGGAGGGGGGTGCTTGA
- a CDS encoding F-box protein (COG:S;~EggNog:ENOG410Q1KJ;~InterPro:IPR001810,IPR036047,IPR032675;~PFAM:PF00646,PF12937;~go_function: GO:0005515 - protein binding [Evidence IEA]): protein MSSSAGPFHLLPQDCWKEILEYLPVDDRSRVSKTCRALRVSAEPYLYRKITINWDTPRLRTPLQLLRTFFARPELANFVHHVASFRQYYADPEWFGWPSPWHLRDWPREQTAFIDVVDKTIDIIQRARFPNTDEWIQAVYEGDFHVFWTVCISKLHNLRTLRLDYSFVWQGGYPGRMVRHALLGSNNILPRFEALELVDYGGNVPLPEPYGHLPEELEETEGFPSVYNKEQFTGWFYLPALQHLAIWLREITGLKEAKFKCNLGNLRTLVLARSTITEEDALFLLSQTKTLRNLHLGLAYSWPDKSVLQKGELLVQALGSVSETVEKLSVGLDCYPRVYEEYVTFEDCKALCVPFNGFLKNFPRLQSAELPIIMLLGFDPGDQIDLRSVLPATLLELGLRDDLALCMGRWHQLTIYERVQHLHPTYKEATPFLSRIYHRLWSGIDFEEKELQTTRTGTEIRVDIVADELGPGFGPYSYFKL, encoded by the coding sequence ATGTCTTCTTCCGCTGGTCCATTCCACCTACTCCCACAAGATTGCTGGAAAGAAATCCTCGAATACCTCCCAGTAGATGACCGATCCAGAGTTTCAAAGACCTGCAGGGCCTTACGAGTTTCTGCTGAGCCTTACCTATACCGAAAAATCACCATAAACTGGGATACACCTCGCCTCCGTACACCACTCCAACTCTTGCGTACCTTCTTTGCAAGGCCGGAATTAGCAAATTTCGTACATCATGTGGCGTCCTTTCGGCAGTATTATGCAGATCCTGAATGGTTCGGCTGGCCGAGTCCATGGCATTTGCGGGATTGGCCCCGAGAACAGACAGCGTTTATCGATGTGGTGGATAAAACAATCGACATCATCCAGCGGGCTCGGTTTCCTAATACAGATGAGTGGATTCAGGCGGTCTACGAGGGGGATTTCCATGTCTTCTGGACGGTTTGTATCTCCAAGCTCCACAATTTGAGGACGCTTCGCTTGGATTACTCCTTCGTTTGGCAAGGTGGGTATCCTGGTCGAATGGTGAGGCATGCGCTTTTAGGCTCAAATAACATACTGCCGCGGTTTGAGGCGCTTGAGCTGGTTGATTATGGTGGGAATGTGCCGCTTCCAGAGCCGTATGGTCACCTACCAGAGGAGCTGGAGGAGACAGAAGGATTTCCGTCCGTCTACAATAAGGAACAATTCACAGGGTGGTTTTATTTACCAGCGCTTCAACATCTGGCTATCTGGCTGAGGGAGATCACGGGGCTAAAAGAAGCAAAGTTCAAGTGTAACCTTGGAAACCTACGCACCCTGGTATTGGCCCGGTCGACCATTACAGAAGAAGATGCCCTGTTTCTCCTAAGCCAGACAAAGACTCTCAGGAACCTCCACCTGGGTCTAGCATATTCATGGCCCGACAAGAGTGTCCTTCAAAAAGGCGAACTCCTCGTCCAAGCACTAGGTTCAGTCAGCGAAACCGTAGAGAAACTGTCTGTTGGCCTTGACTGCTACCCCCGCGTCTATGAAGAATACGTCACTTTCGAGGATTGCAAAGCGCTATGCGTCCCATTCAACGGTTTCTTAAAGAACTTCCCTCGTCTGCAAAGTGCCGAGCTCCCGATCATCATGCTTCTGGGGTTCGATCCAGGAGATCAAATTGACTTACGCTCCGTTCTGCCGGCGACGCTGCTCGAACTTGGGTTAAGAGATGATCTGGCTTTATGTATGGGTCGCTGGCACCAGTTAACCATTTACGAGCGTGTGCAGCATTTGCATCCTACCTATAAAGAAGCGACGCCGTTTCTGTCGCGTATTTATCATCGTCTATGGAGCGGCATCGATTTCGAAGAGAAGGAGTTACAGACTACCCGTACAGGGACTGAGATTCGTGTGGACATTGTGGCTGATGAACTTGGCCCTGGTTTTGGGCCATATTCGTACTTTAAGTTGTAG
- a CDS encoding uncharacterized protein (COG:S;~EggNog:ENOG410PZ1C;~SECRETED:SignalP(1-17)) — MQYKTLSLLLLSATAMAAPQDGNNYSDLIGDLGSLASQTGILSSIPTNLDIPGVPSSVVEVLATAVPSTWLQNILTNSAAQTSVLNDLESSKYPDWWSSVPTGVQSYLWDVQSSLDASVTPTSGSSGTTTGGSATATSTSDSDGDNSDDSSSSSSSSSSGAAASDTSEGAAPAQTAMAATVAGAAGILGLALAL; from the exons ATGCAGTACAAGACACTTTCTCTGCTCCTCCTCTCGGCCACCGCCATGGCTGCTCCCCAGGATGGCAACAACTACTCCGACCTCATCGGTGACCTGGGCTCTCT TGCCTCCCAAACCGGCATCCTCTCATCCATCCCCACCAACCTCGACATCCCTGGCGTCCCCAGCTCTGTGGTCGAGGTCCTCGCTACCGCTGTCCCCAGCACTTGGCTCCAGAACATCCTGACCAACTCCGCTGCCCAGACCTCTGTCCTCAACGACCTCGAGAGCAGCAAGTACCCCGACTGGTGGTCGAGCGTCCCCACCGGTGTCCAGAGCTACCTGTGGGACGTCCAGAGCAGCCTCGACGCCTCTGTCACTCCCACCTCCGGCTCGAGCGGCACCACCACCGGTGGTAGCGCTACTGCCACCTCTACCTCGGACTCTGATGGCGACAACTCCGACGACtcttcgtcgtcctcgtcctcgtcgagCTCTGGTGCCGCTGCCAGCGACACCTCGGAGGGTGCTGCTCCCGCTCAGACCGCTATGGCTGCCACCGTCGCTGGTGCCGCTGGTATCCTTGGTCTCGCTCTTGCTCTGTAA
- a CDS encoding VIT1/CCC1 transporter family protein (COG:S;~EggNog:ENOG410PHKX;~InterPro:IPR008217;~PFAM:PF01988;~TransMembrane:3 (i213-238o244-262i283-304o);~go_function: GO:0005384 - manganese ion transmembrane transporter activity [Evidence IEA];~go_process: GO:0030026 - cellular manganese ion homeostasis [Evidence IEA]) yields MALLFIKQKFFPSQANNGKSKDSSRKPLLSPEDSDTLHGFSDSDLESQRSYSTFHNPSGLENNDYDTDSTSSGSTRARINPRIVSDAILGLSDGLTVPFALSAGLSALGKTKVVVLGGLAELTAGALSMGLGGYVGAKSEAESYETTVRETKELIQTSPIETGAIVHNIFSSHGIPSDVVSQINASLHASHDRLLEFLITFHHKESQPDCNQAWISAITLAIGYFVGGFIPLIPYFIADQVIAALYYSIGVMAVTLLAFGYIKTCIVRGWSGRENIIAGIRGGIEMCFVGGVAAGAAIALVRLIDTA; encoded by the exons ATGGCGCTTTTATTCATCAAGCAAAAGTTCTTTCCGAGTCAGGCCAACAACGGCAAGTCCAAAGATAGTAGCA GAAAGCCTCTCCTCTCCCCTGAAGATTCAGATACTCTCCATGGCTTCTCCGACTCAGACCTCGAATCGCAGCGTTCATACAGCACATTCCACAACCCCTCTGGTCTGGAGAACAACGATTATGACACCGACAGCACTTCCAGTGGCAGCACGCGCGCGCGCATAAATCCGCGCATCGTCTCGGATGCGATCTTGGGTCTTTCAGACGGATTGACGGTTCCGTTTGCGCTGAGTGCGGGTTTGTCTGCGCTGGGAAAGACTAAGGTTGTTGTCCTGGGAGGATTGGCAGAGTTGACTGCTGGTGCGCTTTCGATGGGATTGGGTGGTTATGTTGGCGCGAAGAGTGAAGC agagtCGTATGAAACCACCGTGCGCGAAACAAAAGAATTGATTCAAACCTCTCCCATTGAAACTGGTGCCATTGTGCACAACATCTTCTCCTCGCATGGTATCCCCTCCGACGTCGTCAGTCAGATAAACGCCTCCCTGCATGCTTCTCATGACCGCCTCCTTGAGTTCCTAATCACCTTCCACCACAAAGAATCGCAACCGGACTGCAACCAAGCATGGATCTCGGCCATTACCTTGGCCATTGGTTATTTCGTTGGAGGATTCATTCCGCTGATCCCCTATTTCATTGCGGATCAGGTCATCGCCGCGCTGTATTATAGTATTGGCGTGATGGCAGTGACATTGCTGGCATTTGGATATATCAAGACCTGCATCGTGCGTGGGTGGAGTGGACGTGAGAATATCATCGCCGGTATTCGGGGAGGAATTGAGATGTGTTTTGTCGgtggtgttgctgctggCGCTGCTATTGCTCTGGTCAGGTTGATTGACACTGCCTAg